The DNA region cctcctgttccatcacgtctgctgctgctggtgctgggttagcgttactggtcccttttcctggaacctcttctctgtattacatttatgactgcatggcgaaaaaaagcatgttacctgtgcaaagaaacatgacattttccacatttaaaagacagtttttcctttgaaactttacaatcaattttctcaaaaactataagctccttttcaaatattttttttcctcttgtacccactcccaaggtgcacataccctgctaatttggggtatgtagcatgtaaggaagctttacaaagcatgaaagttcgggtccccattgacttccattatgttcggagttcggcacgaacacccgaacatcgcggcgatgttcggcgaacgttcgcgaacccgaacatctaggtgttcgcccaacactacccggagcatcagagcaactcgtcgtgggcaccgatcagctgcagggggctgaggtaagccccaggtgagtaaaactcaatttatttgcgtgacttaaggttcactttaaataaaaaacattacaataaaaaaaaaaaacgtatttacctaagggtctaaactttttaaatatcaatgtgaagatgaaatatttctatattttttttattttaaacttgtaaatagtgatagatgcaaaacggaaaaaatgcaccttcatttccaaataaaatattgtcgccatacattgttatagggacataatattAACGGTGTattaactgggacatatgggcaaatacaatacgtgagttttaattatggaggcatgtattattttaaaactataatggctgaaaactgagaaataatgaattttttccgtttttttcttattcttcctgttaaaatgcatttacagtaaagtagctcttagcaaaatgtaccccccaaagaaagcctaattggtggcggaaaaaacaagatatagatcagttcattgtgatgaaCTCCTTTTGGGAGTAATGGAAGTCTTAGGTCAGCCCCCACTTTAGGTAGCAGATGAgcctccccagaataggtagccagtgcATCCCCAgtattaactactttggcctcctggacgtactagctacatccaggaggccatgtgagcgtccgcgcgctcccgcggccgatcgcgcgcgtgcaaaactacccaaataaaatgtttaatataaaaaataaaaaaacaaaaacaatacatgtatttacctttttttattaaacattttatttgggtagttttgggagggtgggatgtaaacaatagggttataatgtaaatgtgtgttgatctttatttatttttttagttttagttgtagtattactttttggccacaagatggccatgagtttgtttacatgacgtcactctaagcaaaacatacgcttagagagacgcatgggggacgcaacagccacaaAAAGCGAAgcctctgagagaagctgtcgctttttctgcgggggagaggaatcagtgatcgggcaccatagcctgattcactgattcctgggctaacgatccgcggccgagAGCGCGCGCGCACGATCAGCCACGGGAGCGCgcagacgcgcacatggcctcctgggcgtagctagtacgtccaggaggccaaagtagttaatacTGGGGATgcactggctacctattctggggaggcTCATCTGCTACCTAAAGTGGGGGCTGACCTAAGACTTCCATTACTCCCGAAAGGAGACTTCCATTACACCCGAAAGGGGGGCCCATCTAATACCTATACTTGAGAGGTGGGGCTACTGATGGGCACACCTCCTGTCCAccaacagtgtgtatgtgtgaggggGGCGCTCATCTGCTACCCTGGGAGCTTACCTTAGACTGGTGACATATTTGGTTTCCATTTGGCTCCCAGTACTGGGGGTAGAGGAGGTGGTGGGCAAGGGCATCGCaagagccatagcagccatagggcCCTAGAGCAGAGgctcaggtggtacttgatgtattcactattaactttcttgcGTTCCTCCTTAATGCTGGGGGAACACATGCTGGGggaacacatggctacctatatggggggcactcATCtgccacctaaactgggggcctacACAAATTTAAGAACCCATTATGTCCCAtgagtcaaaaagtttgcccaaCCCCTGCTTTAGGTACACCTGGTCCAGCAGCTACCTGAAGAAGCCCATAACTCCCAGTCGGTACTGGATGGCCACGACCACCACATCTTCATAGATGCTTAATGCAGATCCTTCAAAAAGACTGGCTCCTCCAATCAATAAGCCACCGCCATATATAAAGACCATCACCTGGAGATCATGGGGAATGAAATATAGCAATGATATTTAGGAATAATAAACAGAAACACGTGTTCCTATCAGCTATTACTCCATAAGCTTGTGACAaatttatatctatatatataaataaatacagggcCGGtcgaagcaagaagaaggggctggtcgaagcaagaagaagatgtagtgccatatcaaaccaagggcgaagagggataatttgcatattcagtagcagtgcattgtgggtaaccacaaatgttcacttattgcTGAataattgcagatttgcttctgttttaagaaggcaaattacatcaagctttgcttttttttttagtaggagggctttttggtcccttttatccccctatatattcttagtagtttgggtcaccctgagctgcttggatactctgttgtactggtccaatccctatctcatacagccatatcaatccttgccatgtactaatgaggaccaaaagtccaaaacaggttgtctacatgtgggtttgatatgatgggtaaaatttaaagctatatgcttgctatacaccagcggttctgaatgcttgcttggcctaccaagggtgaaaagggataatttgcatatttagtagcagtgcattgtgggtaaccacaaatgttcacttatagctgaattattgcacatttccatctgttttaagaaggcaaattacaccaatacagtggcggcattgcaggaagtgacgacagtggaacgcacgctggaacgcggaagaggtgagtcatccccgcccgctgcctcttactaatagtggcggctgctgctgagcttaagcaggaggggggagcgcacatgggggacccaggtgagagagggggggtcctgttgagcttaagctggagggggagcacacatgggggacccaggtgagggaggggggtcctgctgagcttaagctgcagggggagtgcacatggggaacccaggtgaagaagggggggtcctgctgagcttaagctggagggggagtgcacattggggacccaggtgagggagggggggtgctgctgagcttaagctggagggggagcgcacatagggtccgccgctgtgcccaatacccccttcctgccctccacctcattatgcggcgtatgctacgccgcgggtcggctagtataacaTAATACTACAGAAACAGAACCCTTCTCCCTCAAGCATAGGGACACTGCTAGGTGCAGGAAGCACAGGGACACTGTTAGGTGCAGGCTGTAGGGGGAGgcaggcagcacaggacactgctaggtgcaggctggagggggtggcaggcagcacaggacactgataggtggagGCTGGAGGGGGAGGCACGGAAGCACAGGACACCGATAGGTGGAGGCTGGAGGGGGAGGCATGGAAGCATAGGACACTGGGTAGGTGCAGGTTGGAAGGAGGAgatatggcagcacaggacaccgaTAGGTGGAGGCTGGAGGGGGAGGCACGGTAGCACAGGACActgctaggtgcaggctggatgggggaggcatggcagcacagggacactgataggtactGGTTGGAAGGAGGAGCCAATCAGCACAGGACACAGAGATGTagactggaaggaggaggcatttcagcacaggacactgataggtgcaggctgggaggaggaggtatggcagcacaggacactgataggtgcaggctgggaagaggaggcatggcagcatagGAACACTGACAGGTACAGGCTTGAAGGGGATGACAtgccagcacagggacactgaaatatgcaggctggaaggaggaggcatggcatcactggtcactgataggtgcaggctagtAGGAAGAGACATGCAGTTCAGGACACTGAGatatgcaggctggaaggagcaggcatgacagcacaggacactgataggtgcaggctggaaggaggaggcgtggcagcacagggacactgagatATGCAGGCtgtaaggaggaggcatggcaacaccggacactgataggtgcaggctagtAGGAGGAGACATGCAGATGCAGTTCAGGACACAGAGatacaggctggaaggaggaggcatggcagcacaggacactgataggtgcaggctggaaggaggaggcatggtaaCACGGGCAcaaataggtgcaggctggaaggaggagacatggcagcacaggacactgataggtgcaggctggaaggaggaggcatggcagcatcgGACACTGTTAGGTGCAGGCTAGTAGAAGGAGATATGCAGTCCAGGACACTGAGagatgcaggctggaaggaggaggcatgacagcacaggacactgataggtgcaggctggaagaaaGAGACATGGCAGTACAggatactgataggtgcaggctggaaggatgagacatggcagcacaggacactggtaGTTGGAAGCTTGAGGGCggaagcatggcagcacaggacactgacagTTGCAGGCGGAAGGAGGCTATAGGAGCGCAAACGAGGAGGTGCACAGCACAGGGCCGCACATGCAGCATGAACGGAGCGGGGCGTAATGACGGTGAGAGACcagaggacttcagggggctggataaATCCCAAGGTAACTAACTGACCATTTGCGGTTACCTAAAATTTCCTTTATGTAGCAAAAGGCCTTTTTTTCTGCTTAAATTACACAGAGCGCTGGAGAAACTTTATAAAGAAGCAATTAACTACTAGAAAGTGTTTTTAGCTAGAAAGCAGGTTTCCTGATTTGTACCTGTTTGATGATtatattagttagttacttacaggACGTTTAGTATAAGGGTCCCGATCTGACGGCGTGTAGACATTGAGGTAGAGACAGTCTTCTGATATCGGAGGTAAAGTCAGACTCCCCTGGAGGTATTGTTTGAAGTCTTCTAGGGATGCTACACGCTGCAGGCACCTGCAGAAGCAGGGGTAGCATAATCAGGTCacgtcctttaaaggagaactccaaccAGAGCCCTTTGCTGGAATCCCGCCTCTTCCGGGTATGTGCGCAAATTAGTGATATTAGCATTAATTAGTTGACTAGTGATCCATAGAGGTACGTAGTATTTGTGCGCCCTAGTGAGGTGCAGGGCTGACCCTATTATGAAGCCACCTGAATTATATGATTCAGGTGGGATACTGTAGGGGATGGCACTGACAACTGGTAGCAACAGTCTGCAAAGTTAGTGGCAAGTGGAGAAGTGCCTCAGCTCTCCAGCATtcaaggaactcatctcctcactTCTGCCACTTACTGTCCTGTTTCCATGGCTCCAGTGTCATCTGTCATCACATGACCTGCCACCACAGTGGGTTCCATGACCACAAACACCACTGAAATCACAGACACAGGACAAGCAGCTGAACTGAGGAGATGCGTTGGTGGATCCTGAAGAGGTGAGGCACTTCTTCACTCAACTCAAATATGCAAGAGGGATGGAAGAAGACACctcaggcttaaggtggccacacacaataccattttttaaatatctgttcaatttaaaggatacctgaagtgacatgtgacatgatgagatagacatgggtatgtacagtgcctagcacacaaataactatgctgtgttccttttttctttctctgcctgaaagagttaaatatcaggtatgcaagtggctgactgaatcagacaggaagtgactacagtgtgaccctcactgataagaaattccaactataaacgggatcctgtcggacgccttcccTATCAGTAATAGAACTAGGCAGGGCTGCCCTTTATCCCCCTTGCTGTATATCCTAACAATGGAACACCTCGCTGAAGCTATCAGGTCAAACCCTTCCATTCAGGGTATCTCCTCTAACTCCTTACACTATAAGACGGCACTATACGCTGATGACTTACTGCTTTTCATTACCTCCCCCCTTATTTCCATCCCCAACATTCTTGTAGAAGCTGCACGATTTGGAGCTTTGAGCAATTTCAAAATTAACCTGTCCAAAACTGAAATGCTTAATATTTCATTACCCCCCTGCACGGTCGAAAGACTTCAACAGAACTTCTCCTTTAAATGGAACTATCATCACATACGCTATCTAGGAATAAATATCCCCTCTAACCTACAAGACCTGTACCAACTCAACTACCTTCCTCTCTTCCAATTGATTTCTAAACAACTTCAAAAACCATCCTATAATAGACCATCCTGGTTGGGCAGAATTAACACTTTAAAAATGGACATACTCCCCAAATTCCTCTATGTCATACAGGCAATACCTCTCAACATTCCCAAACCCTTTTTCAGAGCCATTAGAAGCCTTTTCACCAGATACATCTGGGGAGCAAATAAACTTCCACGCCTCCAATATTCACTACTATGTAAATCCAAATCTGATGGTTGACTTGGTCTCCCCGACATTGAATTGTATCATAAAGCAGCTTCTCTCACACACATAATTGACTGGTTCCAGTCAAGGAATCCAAACAATGGGTATCTCTGGAATCTAACCTCCTGGGCTTGGATACTAGAGCCTTGCCTTGGACAGACCCTGCTTATCGTAAATCCATTCCTTATATACCAATCTGGGTGAAGTCCACTCTGCTCAACTGGGATTCATTGCTCTCCAGCTCATTTATTTTCTCCATTCCTGGTCCTTTGTCTCCACTTTTTGACAatttggggtttcctccagccacatgTGTGAACACTTTCTTGGGCTTTTCACGTGGAGATTGGCCCCAATTCAGACACATCCTCCACAATGGCCAGCTACCAGATATACATTGCCTACCAACATTCTCTAACCCTTCCAGGCCCCGACTGTCCTGGTTTCACTATTTACAATTGAGAAATTATATTTAAAAGTTTCCTGTACTTACCCAATTCTCCAGGAAACTCACATACCTAGAAGAactctgcacctgttcacagagaCCTGAACATGTACTTTCCCTTTTATACCAGATGTTGCTGGATTTTTTGCCTTCATCTTTCGAGCACATCTGTTCTAAATGGGAAGGTGACTTGGGTCGCTCTCTCTCCTCCCAGGAATGGGATAAAGTTTTGACTTTAACACAcaaatcctctgtctctaatagcgCCCAGGAGAGAAATTACAAATTACTGACACGTTGGTTCCGCACACCTACTCAGACATGTACATGGTCTTCTGGTGCATCTGATATGTGTTGGCGTTGTGGCCTGGAAGTGGGTTCTTATAGTCATATGTGGTGGAGTTGCTCAATTGTAAAGGGCTTATGGGAGGATGTTTTCCTTTGGTATGGAGATATGTACTGCTGTGAGATTATCGCCTCTCCGGAAATGGCTCTACTCTCTCTTTTACCTGGCTCCATTAAATCGGCCAGGAAGGACCTCCTTCGCCATCTACTTACGGCAGTGCGTTATCTCATTGCCAAAAATTGGAAAGCTACCATACCCCCTGGTCGGTTGGAATTAATAGAGACAATAAATGATATTATGAGAATGGAGGAATTGGTACTCTCCGCCCAGAACAAGAGGGAACAATTCACCATTCAGTGGTCAGTGTGGATAGACTATAGAGAAGACAAACttaccccccccccattacccaTCCATGATCTTCTCTATGCTGCtccctatatatatatgtaacccTTGGGATTCTCTGCCTTCCTATATCTTCCCAATCATGTGATACATTTTGGTATACGCCTCTTTGTTGGTGCTCCCTCCTTTCTCCCTTACTCCCTTTCTCTACTATTTTCCTTCTTTCTGTCTCTTTCccctatccttcccctaaactctGTTAGAAAATTGATAAAAAGGTTCTGGAACCCTGTGCAGTGATACTCTCATTTGGCTCTCTTCTACTGTACTGTAGTCCACTATCTTTCGATTATTTTTCCACAAGGGCTTGTGATATTATAGTATTTCCTTGTCTCTGTGTAATGTTATCAGGTTACATATTCTGCTGTTCTACTCTGCGTACCCTCAATTGTTTTGGATTAATCACTGTTTTTGGATTCTTTGAACCAATAAAActtgatttacaaaaaaaaaaaaaaagaaattccaactataaaacactttcctagcagaaaatggcttctgagagcaaaaaagatctaaaaaggggaatttcttataagtgagggtcacactgtagtcact from Hyperolius riggenbachi isolate aHypRig1 chromosome 11, aHypRig1.pri, whole genome shotgun sequence includes:
- the LOC137537802 gene encoding carboxylesterase 3-like; the protein is MVDTKYGQLRGLMLTVKETPRTADAFYGIPFAKPPTGSLRFKGPEPPEPWESIQDASKLPPMCLQRVASLEDFKQYLQGSLTLPPISEDCLYLNVYTPSDRDPYTKRPVMVFIYGGGLLIGGASLFEGSALSIYEDVVVVAIQYRLGVMGFFR